One Panicum virgatum strain AP13 chromosome 3N, P.virgatum_v5, whole genome shotgun sequence DNA segment encodes these proteins:
- the LOC120665636 gene encoding 50S ribosomal protein L1, chloroplastic-like — protein sequence MATAAAAAAASSLLAPAASTAPAAPNALLFPSSVPTLRAYPRLLLAFRRPAAAAVADPQGAVLEAEEVEADQRGGYDDEDEDGGYEGGRGPAFTPPTRPRTGKAALPLKRDRTRSKRFLEIQKLRESKKEYDVPTAISLMKQMASAKFKESAEAHFRMNLDPKYNDQQLRATVNLPKGTGQPVKIAVLTQGEKIDEARAAGADIVGGDELIEQIKGGFMEFDKLIASPDMMPKVAGLGKILGPRGLMPNPKAGTVSPNISQAIEEFKKGKVEYRVDKTGIVHIPFGKVDFPEEDLISNFMAVVRSVERNKPSGAKGIYWKTAYLCSSMGPSIKLNIKEMLDYGTESS from the exons atggccacagccgcggcggcggccgccgcctcctcgctcctcgcgccggcggccagcacggcgccggccgcgcccaACGCGCTGTTGTTCCCCTCCTCCGTGCCGACGCTGCGCGCCTACCCGCGGCTGCTCCTCGCGTTCCGccgccccgcggccgccgccgtcgccgacccgCAGGGGGCCGTGCtcgaggcggaggaggtcgaGGCCGACCAGCGCGGCGGgtacgacgacgaggacgaggacggcggGTACGAGGGCGGCCGCGGCCCCGCGTTCACGCCCCCCACGCGGCCGCGCACCGGCAAGGCCGCCCTGCCGCTCAAGCGCGACCGC ACGAGGTCCAAGAGGTTCCTCGAGATACAGAAGCTGAGGGAGAGCAAGAAGGAGTACGACGTGCCCACCGCCATCTCGCTGATGAAGCAGATGGCCAGCGCGAAATTTAAAGAGTCGGCCGAGGCGCACTTCCGTATGAACCTCGACCCCAAGtacaacgaccagcagctccgcGCCACG GTGAATTTGCCCAAGGGAACAGGCCAGCCGGTGAAGATTGCGGTCCTCACACAAG GCGAGAAGATAGATGAAGCTAGAGCTGCAGGAGCTGATATAGTTGGTGGAGATGAATTGATCGAACAAATAAAAGGAGGGTTTATGGAGTTTGACAAATTGATTGCGTCACCTGATATGATGCCTAAG GTTGCTGGCTTGGGTAAGATTCTAGGACCCAGAGGACTGATGCCTAACCCAAAAGCTGGCACTGTTTCTCCAAACATTTCTCAG GCTATCGAAGAGTTCAAGAAGGGGAAAGTCGAATACAGAGTTGACAAAACAGGAATCGTCCATATTCCGTTCGGCAAGGTTGACTTCCCTGAAGAAGATCTTATCTCTAACTTCATGGCTGTTGTG CGCTCTGTTGAGAGGAACAAGCCATCTGGTGCTAAGGGGATATACTGGAAAACGGCATACTTGTGCTCATCCATGGGACCTTCAATCAagctaaacataaaagaaatgcTTGACTATGGCACGGAATCATCTTAG
- the LOC120665637 gene encoding uncharacterized protein LOC120665637 isoform X1 has product MSLQHINITYQVDAIIGMGNIPASTPPRLHLALEGQPSHQSATESQQLHSTDKSTLITAPNSSGSTPPECNKDISSALPHIDISGTENTKFEIHARKKAPESSESNLLSTPASVEDLEKAQLADPKTKKNKCSIDEASHSHGKNDPRAQINEGPAHHAGCEAYLLRATNERWNLFLGSDVGSGEFRARGWVI; this is encoded by the exons ATGTCATTACAGCATATCAACATCACCTATCAAGTTGATGCTATTATAGGCATGGGTAACATTCCTGCATCTACACCACCCCGCTTGCATCTCG CACTTGAAGGACAACCTTCTCATCAATCAGCAACAGAAAGCCAGCAACTCCACTCTACTGATAAATCTACACTCATCACTGCACCAAATAGTTCTGGGTCTACACCACCTGAATGCAATAAG GACATCAGCTCGGCATTACCTCATATAGATATATCAGGTACAGAAAATACTAAGTTTGAGATCCATGCAAGGAAAAAG GCTCCTGAATCATCTGAAAGCAATCTATTGTCAACTCCGGCCTCAGTTGAAGACTTAGAAAAAGCTCAG CTTGCTGACCCAAAGACAAAAAAGAACAAATGTTCGATTGATGAGGCATCTCATAGCCATGGAAAAAATGATCCAAG AGCGCAGATAAATGAAGGACCAGCACATCACGCAGGTTGCGAGGCCTACCTCCTTCGTGCAACCAACGAGAG ATGGAATCTCTTCCTCGGCTCCGACGTAGGCTCCGGCGAGTTTAGAGCTAGGGGTTGGGTCATCTGA
- the LOC120665637 gene encoding uncharacterized protein LOC120665637 isoform X3, producing MSLQHINITYQVDAIIGMGNIPASTPPRLHLALEGQPSHQSATESQQLHSTDKSTLITAPNSSGSTPPECNKDISSALPHIDISGTENTKFEIHARKKAPESSESNLLSTPASVEDLEKAQLADPKTKKNKCSIDEASHSHGKNDPSDIHTAAKKLKRPRDG from the exons ATGTCATTACAGCATATCAACATCACCTATCAAGTTGATGCTATTATAGGCATGGGTAACATTCCTGCATCTACACCACCCCGCTTGCATCTCG CACTTGAAGGACAACCTTCTCATCAATCAGCAACAGAAAGCCAGCAACTCCACTCTACTGATAAATCTACACTCATCACTGCACCAAATAGTTCTGGGTCTACACCACCTGAATGCAATAAG GACATCAGCTCGGCATTACCTCATATAGATATATCAGGTACAGAAAATACTAAGTTTGAGATCCATGCAAGGAAAAAG GCTCCTGAATCATCTGAAAGCAATCTATTGTCAACTCCGGCCTCAGTTGAAGACTTAGAAAAAGCTCAG CTTGCTGACCCAAAGACAAAAAAGAACAAATGTTCGATTGATGAGGCATCTCATAGCCATGGAAAAAATGATCCAAG TGATATTCACACAGCAGCCAAAAAATTAAAAAGGCCAAGAGACGGTTAG
- the LOC120665637 gene encoding uncharacterized protein LOC120665637 isoform X2 — protein sequence MSLQHINITYQVDAIIGMGNIPASTPPRLHLALEGQPSHQSATESQQLHSTDKSTLITAPNSSGSTPPECNKDISSALPHIDISGTENTKFEIHARKKAPESSESNLLSTPASVEDLEKAQLADPKTKKNKCSIDEASHSHGKNDPRWNLFLGSDVGSGEFRARGWVI from the exons ATGTCATTACAGCATATCAACATCACCTATCAAGTTGATGCTATTATAGGCATGGGTAACATTCCTGCATCTACACCACCCCGCTTGCATCTCG CACTTGAAGGACAACCTTCTCATCAATCAGCAACAGAAAGCCAGCAACTCCACTCTACTGATAAATCTACACTCATCACTGCACCAAATAGTTCTGGGTCTACACCACCTGAATGCAATAAG GACATCAGCTCGGCATTACCTCATATAGATATATCAGGTACAGAAAATACTAAGTTTGAGATCCATGCAAGGAAAAAG GCTCCTGAATCATCTGAAAGCAATCTATTGTCAACTCCGGCCTCAGTTGAAGACTTAGAAAAAGCTCAG CTTGCTGACCCAAAGACAAAAAAGAACAAATGTTCGATTGATGAGGCATCTCATAGCCATGGAAAAAATGATCCAAG ATGGAATCTCTTCCTCGGCTCCGACGTAGGCTCCGGCGAGTTTAGAGCTAGGGGTTGGGTCATCTGA
- the LOC120665635 gene encoding protein RETICULATA-RELATED 4, chloroplastic-like, with translation MVLPSPTSLSSSGYPAPIHLRLQPLPSAPPPHPTLLPFPRSLPLHLPSLRLGRPRLPPIPLASSGGGGTGGDDDLPPSGGGGGGGGGDEGDGGSAGGDGDDASVNRKEALFVLAQLGRKLESLPADLAAAVAGGRVPGEIVRRFVDLEASPLFRWLLQFGGFKERLLADDLFLTKVGIECGVGIFTKTAAEYEKRRENFVKELDFVVADVIMAIVADFMLVWLPAPTVSLRPPLAVNSGAIAKFFYNCPDNAFQVALAGSSYSLLQRVGAIVRNGAKLFAVGTSASLIGTGATNALIKARQAVSKDFAGEVENIPIVATSVAYGVYMAVSSNLRYQILAGVIEQRMLEPLLHRHKLALGAMCFAVRTGNTFLGSLLWVDYARWIGIQ, from the exons atggTCCTCCCTTCCCcgacctccctctcctcctccggctACCCCGCCCCAATCCACCTCCGCCTCCAGCCCCTCCccagcgccccgccgccccacCCCACGCTCCTCCCCTTCCCGCGCTCGCTGCCGCTCCACCTCCCCTCGCTCCGCCTCGGCCGGCCCCGCCTCCCTCCCATCCCGCTCGCCtcctctggcggcggcggcaccggcggcgatgaCGACCTGCCACCctctggcggcggtggaggaggaggaggaggagacgagggcgacggcggcagcgcagGCGGGGACGGCGACGACGCGTCGGTCAACAGGAAGGAGGCGCTGTTCGTGCTGGCGCAGCTGGGGCGGAAGCTCGAGAGCCTACcggccgacctcgccgccgccgtggcgggcGGCCGCGTGCCCGGCGAGATCGTGCGCCGGTTCGTTGACCTCGAGGCGTCGCCCCTGTTCAGGTGGCTGCTGCAGTTCGGCGGGTTCAAGGAGCGCCTCCTCGCCGACGACCTCTTCCTCACCAAGGTCGGCATAGAGTGCGGCGTCGGCATCTTCACCAAG ACTGCTGCAGAGTACGAGAAAAGGAGGGAGAACTTTGTCAAAGAGCTTGACTTTGTGGTTGCAGATGTG ATCATGGCAATAGTTGCAGATTTCATGCTTGTATGGCTTCCTGCTCCAACCGTATCTTTGCGTCCACCACTAGCGGTGAATTCTGGAGCCATTGCTAAATTCTTCTACAACTGCCCAGATAATGCCTTCCAG GTTGCTCTGGCTGGGTCATCATACTCGCTTTTGCAGCGAGTGGGAGCTATTGTG AGGAATGGTGCGAAGCTTTTTGCAGTTGGAACTAGTGCCTCACTG ATCGGCACTGGTGCGACCAATGCACTGATAAAAGCAAGGCAGGCTGTCAGTAAAGATTTTGCTGGTGAAGTTGAGAATATTCCAATTGTAGCAACAAGCGTTGCTTATGGTGTGTACATGGCAGTTTCTAGTAACCTCAG GTACCAGATTTTGGCTGGAGTTATTGAACAGCGGATGCTTGAGCCACTACTGCACCGCCACAAACTAGCATTGGGCGCAATGTGTTTTGCAGTTAGGACAGGGAACACGTTTTTGGGTTCTCTACT GTGGGTCGACTATGCCAGGTGGATAGGCATACAATAG